The Polymorphobacter megasporae genome window below encodes:
- a CDS encoding alpha/beta hydrolase — protein MISIHARQGILQGLRWATASALMCATPALHAQVATNIPPAVAGAPHLTAERITVHGRALEGNLEGDSPDRAVLVVLPPGYAKHPKQHYPVLYALHGYSIGAEQWTSEIHALDTIANAYGTGVPEMIVVFPDSKTVHNGSMYSSSVTTGDFETFIARDLVAYVDAHYRSIPDRASRGLAGHSMGGYGTSRIGMKHPDVFGALYMMSPCCLSARTADQFDPAMAAQLAGVTVLADSAKLPFFARAQLASAAAWSPNPTKPPLFLDLPVKDGVVQPDVLARWAANAPLAFVDQYVGNLRQYRAIALDVGDQDSLKDDTRKLHEALDRYGIANSFEIYPGTHVSNVAYRFEDYVLPFFGKQLKH, from the coding sequence ATGATATCGATTCATGCGCGGCAAGGGATTTTGCAGGGGCTGCGATGGGCAACCGCTTCGGCGCTCATGTGTGCGACGCCAGCTCTGCATGCACAGGTCGCCACGAACATCCCGCCCGCCGTCGCCGGGGCGCCGCACCTGACCGCCGAGCGGATCACCGTTCATGGCCGTGCGCTCGAGGGAAATCTGGAGGGCGACTCGCCCGATCGTGCAGTTCTGGTGGTCTTGCCGCCGGGCTACGCCAAGCACCCGAAGCAGCATTATCCGGTGCTGTATGCGCTCCACGGCTATTCGATCGGTGCCGAGCAATGGACCAGCGAAATTCACGCGCTCGATACGATCGCCAACGCCTATGGCACGGGCGTGCCGGAGATGATCGTCGTCTTCCCCGACAGCAAGACCGTCCATAATGGGTCGATGTATTCCAGCTCGGTGACGACGGGCGACTTCGAGACGTTCATCGCGCGCGATCTGGTCGCGTATGTCGACGCGCATTATCGCTCGATCCCCGACCGCGCGAGCCGGGGCCTCGCCGGGCATTCGATGGGCGGCTACGGCACCAGCCGGATCGGCATGAAGCACCCCGACGTGTTCGGCGCGCTGTACATGATGAGCCCGTGCTGCCTGTCGGCGCGTACCGCCGATCAGTTCGACCCGGCGATGGCTGCGCAGCTTGCCGGCGTCACCGTGCTCGCGGACTCGGCGAAGCTGCCGTTCTTCGCGCGGGCGCAACTGGCGAGTGCCGCGGCTTGGTCGCCGAACCCGACGAAGCCGCCACTGTTCCTCGATCTCCCGGTGAAGGACGGCGTCGTGCAACCCGACGTGCTGGCGAGGTGGGCAGCGAACGCCCCGCTCGCGTTCGTCGATCAATATGTCGGCAACCTGCGCCAGTATCGGGCGATTGCGCTCGACGTCGGCGATCAGGACAGCCTCAAGGACGACACCCGCAAATTGCACGAGGCGCTCGACCGCTACGGCATTGCCAATAGCTTCGAGATTTACCCCGGCACCCACGTCAGCAACGTCGCGTATCGTTTCGAGGATTATGTACTGCCGTTCTTTGGCAAGCAGTTGAAGCATTGA
- a CDS encoding NPCBM/NEW2 domain-containing protein, which translates to MRSRIRCWLGVSLAMAFPAAAIAGPLDPTGRWTANQRGDAPLPPMGWSSWNAFHTDITEENILASADVLVRSQLAAKGYRYIDIDDGWWLKRRQTDGRIMIRTANFPSAVMPDGKPSFRPLTDKLHAMGLKAGIYSDIGRNSCSQVFDSTAPNQPEGSVIEREVGLYGHVDQDIRLYLGEWGFDLIKVDGCGIRGLPASNPKVQSGLYRTFPPLIDADSLAQTDVAAVQRLYGDVADAVARVRPDGHYVYSLCLWGSADVRAWGKDLGSVSRTSEDLSPTWGRMLHNLDTVSRRELYGHPNSWNDADMLFVGSGDFDENHLTEARSHFALWAMVNSPLIIGYDLRHAAPALIDLFGNTRVIAVNQDPAGNQATIVFDSDEVQIFVKTLSDGRKAVALFNRSGLPVDATLTAEHLSFSDADDVELTDLWSGATSQFRKERDVHLAPRQTVIFTANGTRQLPGGLYLAEQPGSVNPAVDGVELPTPDPLVHRAPLPWLGTHHGGDFPRYGGWGGARVGRTPYDQPPMVAGQPLSHTIGVLANSRLEVRNAGFSRFSTRIGVDDSTSDRKRSVTFSIYGDGHLLARSRPMRVGDGAQSLTANIAGVKIVELVAANDGTGGSLISADWGEAALTR; encoded by the coding sequence ATGAGATCGCGCATCCGTTGCTGGCTTGGCGTCTCATTGGCGATGGCCTTCCCGGCAGCGGCGATTGCCGGTCCGCTCGACCCTACCGGGCGTTGGACCGCCAACCAGCGCGGTGACGCGCCGCTGCCGCCTATGGGCTGGAGTTCGTGGAACGCCTTCCACACCGACATCACCGAGGAGAACATCCTCGCCTCGGCGGACGTGCTGGTCCGGTCGCAGCTCGCCGCCAAGGGCTATCGTTATATCGACATCGACGACGGCTGGTGGCTGAAGCGGCGCCAGACCGACGGTCGGATCATGATCCGCACCGCCAATTTTCCGTCGGCGGTGATGCCCGATGGCAAGCCGAGCTTCCGCCCGTTGACCGACAAGCTTCACGCGATGGGGCTCAAGGCGGGTATCTACAGCGACATCGGCCGCAACTCGTGCAGCCAGGTTTTCGATTCGACCGCGCCGAACCAGCCCGAAGGCAGCGTGATCGAGCGTGAGGTCGGGCTATACGGCCACGTCGATCAGGATATCCGGCTCTACCTCGGGGAGTGGGGCTTCGACCTGATCAAGGTCGACGGTTGTGGCATCCGCGGCTTGCCGGCGAGCAATCCCAAAGTGCAGTCGGGGCTGTACCGCACATTTCCGCCGCTGATCGACGCCGACTCGCTCGCCCAGACCGACGTCGCGGCGGTGCAGCGGCTGTACGGGGACGTCGCCGATGCCGTCGCGCGGGTTCGTCCGGATGGCCATTATGTTTATTCGCTGTGCCTCTGGGGTTCGGCCGATGTGCGCGCTTGGGGTAAGGATCTCGGCAGCGTGTCGCGGACGAGCGAAGACTTGTCACCGACATGGGGCAGGATGCTTCACAACCTCGACACGGTCAGCCGCCGCGAACTGTACGGACACCCCAATTCGTGGAACGACGCGGACATGCTGTTCGTCGGCAGCGGCGATTTCGACGAGAATCACCTGACTGAGGCGCGCTCGCACTTCGCCTTGTGGGCGATGGTCAACTCGCCGCTGATCATCGGCTACGACCTGCGCCACGCCGCACCCGCGCTGATCGACCTGTTCGGCAACACGCGGGTGATCGCGGTCAATCAAGACCCGGCGGGCAACCAGGCGACGATCGTGTTCGACTCAGACGAGGTGCAAATCTTCGTCAAGACGCTCAGCGACGGGCGCAAGGCGGTGGCGCTGTTCAACCGCAGCGGCCTGCCGGTCGATGCGACGCTGACCGCCGAGCATCTGTCGTTCAGCGATGCCGACGACGTCGAACTGACCGATCTGTGGTCGGGCGCGACATCGCAGTTCCGTAAGGAGCGTGATGTCCACCTCGCGCCGCGCCAGACGGTGATCTTCACCGCGAATGGCACCCGGCAACTTCCGGGCGGTCTGTATCTCGCCGAACAGCCGGGCAGCGTGAATCCTGCGGTCGACGGCGTCGAGTTGCCGACCCCCGATCCGCTCGTCCACCGCGCGCCATTGCCGTGGCTAGGCACGCACCACGGCGGCGACTTCCCACGCTACGGCGGCTGGGGCGGGGCGAGGGTGGGGCGGACGCCGTACGATCAGCCGCCGATGGTAGCCGGACAGCCGTTGAGCCACACGATCGGCGTGCTCGCGAATTCGCGGCTCGAAGTCCGGAACGCTGGATTTTCACGTTTTTCTACGCGGATTGGGGTCGACGATTCGACATCAGATAGAAAGCGGTCTGTGACCTTTTCGATCTATGGGGACGGTCACCTGCTTGCGCGCTCGCGGCCGATGCGTGTCGGTGACGGAGCCCAGTCGCTCACAGCCAATATTGCCGGGGTCAAAATAGTCGAACTTGTCGCGGCGAACGATGGCACCGGTGGCTCGCTGATTTCGGCAGACTGGGGCGAGGCAGCGCTGACGCGTTAG
- a CDS encoding SRPBCC family protein — protein MASQTHNHDDAPPLTSKHSDVVTDAAKSLDLTVGDSVSTRSVTINKPQAELFAFFRDFSNLPKFMENIERVDVIDATRSHWVVKAPVGETVEWDSTITEESPPSSFAWTSKGNIQNSGRVEFRDAGPRGTIVTAMIAYDPPGGAIGKLIANLFQREPALQARRDLRRLKQLMETGEVSTNARTVAALAKEKE, from the coding sequence ATGGCCAGTCAAACTCACAACCACGATGACGCACCCCCACTGACGTCGAAGCATAGCGATGTCGTAACCGACGCCGCAAAGTCGCTTGACCTCACAGTTGGCGACAGCGTCTCGACCCGCTCTGTAACGATCAATAAGCCACAGGCCGAGTTGTTTGCGTTCTTTCGTGATTTCTCCAACCTGCCGAAATTTATGGAAAATATCGAGCGTGTCGACGTGATCGATGCAACCCGCTCGCATTGGGTCGTCAAAGCCCCAGTTGGCGAGACTGTCGAATGGGACTCGACGATTACCGAAGAGTCGCCGCCGTCGTCGTTCGCCTGGACGTCCAAGGGAAACATTCAGAATAGCGGCCGGGTCGAGTTCCGCGACGCCGGGCCACGAGGGACCATCGTCACCGCCATGATCGCCTACGATCCGCCGGGCGGAGCGATCGGAAAGCTCATTGCCAATCTGTTCCAGCGGGAGCCCGCGCTCCAGGCGCGGCGCGACCTTCGCCGGCTGAAGCAATTGATGGAGACCGGGGAGGTGTCGACCAACGCCCGCACCGTAGCCGCGCTCGCCAAAGAGAAGGAATAG
- a CDS encoding zinc-dependent alcohol dehydrogenase: MRALTWHGKHDVRVDTVDDPEILNPRDAIIKVTSTAICGSDLHLYDGFIPTMQKGDILGHEFMGEVVEIGSKSTLKKGQRVVVPFTIACGSCYHCGKKQFSACDNGNPADNQDIAETLYGQPMSGLFGYSHMTGGYAGGQAEYVRVPYSDTGPIVIPDGIEDDKVLFLSDILPTGWMAAENADIEPGDTVAVWGCGPVGLFAIQSAFLLGAHRVIAIDHFPHRLELAKKFGAETINFEDSKVSEALIEMTGGIGPDAVIDAVGLEAHGFFVDNVIDQIKKTLLLGTDRAHSIRQAIVACRKGGRVSMPAVYGGFIDKFPLGAFMEKGLTLKTGQTHVQRYLPALLTAILEEKIDTTFLISHRMALEDAPKGYKMFHDNQNEVTKVVLKPGMATAA; encoded by the coding sequence ATGCGCGCACTGACTTGGCACGGCAAGCATGACGTCCGCGTCGACACCGTCGACGATCCCGAGATTTTGAACCCGCGCGATGCGATCATCAAAGTCACATCGACCGCAATCTGCGGGTCAGACCTTCACCTGTACGACGGCTTTATCCCGACGATGCAGAAGGGCGACATCCTCGGCCATGAATTCATGGGTGAAGTCGTCGAGATCGGTTCCAAGAGTACACTGAAGAAGGGGCAGCGGGTCGTTGTCCCGTTCACGATCGCCTGCGGCTCCTGCTATCACTGCGGCAAGAAGCAGTTCTCGGCGTGCGATAACGGCAATCCTGCCGATAATCAGGACATTGCCGAAACGCTCTACGGGCAGCCGATGTCGGGCCTTTTCGGCTACAGCCACATGACCGGCGGCTATGCGGGCGGACAGGCAGAATATGTTCGAGTGCCTTATTCCGACACCGGCCCGATTGTCATTCCCGACGGGATCGAAGACGACAAGGTGTTGTTCTTGTCCGACATTCTGCCGACCGGCTGGATGGCAGCGGAAAATGCCGACATCGAACCCGGTGACACTGTCGCGGTATGGGGCTGTGGCCCGGTCGGGCTGTTCGCAATCCAGTCGGCCTTTCTCCTTGGTGCGCACCGCGTCATCGCGATCGATCACTTCCCGCACCGGCTCGAGCTCGCGAAGAAGTTTGGCGCGGAGACGATCAACTTCGAGGACAGCAAGGTGTCCGAGGCATTGATCGAGATGACCGGCGGCATCGGCCCTGACGCGGTGATCGATGCGGTCGGGCTCGAGGCCCACGGCTTCTTCGTCGACAACGTCATCGACCAGATCAAGAAGACGCTGCTGCTCGGTACCGACCGCGCGCATTCGATCCGTCAGGCAATCGTCGCGTGCCGCAAGGGCGGTCGGGTGTCGATGCCGGCGGTGTACGGCGGTTTTATCGACAAGTTTCCGCTCGGCGCGTTCATGGAAAAGGGGTTGACGCTCAAGACGGGGCAGACCCACGTCCAGCGTTACCTTCCGGCGCTGCTCACCGCGATCCTCGAAGAGAAGATCGATACGACGTTCCTGATCAGCCACCGGATGGCGCTCGAGGACGCACCCAAGGGCTACAAGATGTTTCACGACAACCAGAACGAAGTCACCAAAGTCGTGCTCAAGCCCGGCATGGCCACCGCAGCTTAA
- a CDS encoding SDR family NAD(P)-dependent oxidoreductase: protein MSDRKFAVVTGASTGIGFELAELAAKNGYDLLIVADEAKIEDTATHIRTHGANVVALEADLATIEGVDKLLATVTGPIDLLCANAGRGLGHGFLDQSVDDWRRVIDTNITGTLYLLQNVLRDMVARNDGKVLITGSIAGFIPGAFQAVYNGSKAFIDSFADAIRNELKESKGVSITTLMPGPVETEFFDRAGMMDTSVGASDTKSTAEDVAKDGWDAVMAGEAHIVSGWKNKIQAAVAHVTPAAVLAEQHRKMAEPGTADS, encoded by the coding sequence ATGTCAGATCGTAAATTCGCCGTCGTCACCGGAGCTTCGACCGGGATCGGTTTCGAACTCGCCGAGCTTGCGGCAAAAAATGGCTATGACCTGTTGATCGTCGCTGATGAGGCGAAGATCGAGGACACGGCAACCCATATCCGTACGCACGGAGCCAATGTCGTCGCCCTTGAAGCCGATCTCGCGACGATCGAGGGCGTCGACAAGTTGCTCGCCACAGTCACGGGTCCGATCGACTTGCTGTGTGCCAACGCCGGCCGCGGACTCGGTCACGGGTTTCTCGACCAGAGTGTCGACGACTGGCGCCGGGTTATCGACACCAACATCACTGGTACGCTCTACCTGCTGCAGAATGTCTTGAGAGACATGGTTGCGCGAAACGACGGCAAGGTCTTGATCACCGGGTCGATCGCGGGCTTCATCCCGGGTGCGTTCCAGGCGGTCTACAATGGCAGTAAGGCGTTCATCGACAGCTTTGCCGATGCGATCCGGAACGAGCTCAAGGAGAGCAAGGGCGTTAGCATCACGACCCTAATGCCGGGGCCGGTCGAGACCGAGTTCTTCGATCGTGCCGGCATGATGGACACGTCCGTCGGCGCATCCGATACCAAGAGCACCGCCGAAGATGTCGCCAAGGATGGTTGGGACGCGGTTATGGCGGGCGAGGCGCATATCGTCTCCGGCTGGAAGAACAAGATCCAGGCGGCGGTGGCGCATGTTACCCCGGCTGCCGTTCTTGCCGAACAGCACCGCAAGATGGCTGAGCCCGGCACTGCAGACAGCTAA
- a CDS encoding MFS transporter, whose protein sequence is MAVSSTLAAEGAAGANPVTLALAKAPMSRQQIAAVALSVALNALDGFDVLSITFAAPGIVKAWGIGPAQLGIALSSGLVGMSIGSLALAPFGDRLGRRPLILASLVFMAIGMLLTATSTGLVTLCLWRVVTGVGIGGMVATINAVASEFANERRRDLAVAVMTIGLPLGGLIGGFAVAELIVTHGWQSIFVAGGLVTALFIPIVWFGLPESLEFLARQGTPAARQQIDRLMARMGHPPLAATVVLRAAPVSRGSFIELLGPRFRVVTLLIVAAYFLHITTFYFFSGWLPKLLTDIGYGAPDAIRTSALMSLGGVLGGSIFGWAAPRFGLTRLVVIAMVGTAVTFVVFGHVSGLPALQSMAFLAGICVYSGIVGLYALLARSFPPELRVTGTGLAIGIGRAGAVLGPVIGGFLIAAGTSIALSIAIVGAGSLVAAALLIALGRKQAVA, encoded by the coding sequence ATGGCAGTATCATCGACCTTGGCAGCCGAGGGGGCAGCTGGCGCCAACCCGGTGACGCTGGCGCTGGCCAAAGCGCCGATGAGCCGCCAGCAGATCGCCGCCGTGGCGCTGTCGGTCGCGCTCAACGCGCTCGACGGCTTCGACGTTTTGTCGATCACCTTCGCCGCGCCCGGGATCGTCAAGGCGTGGGGCATCGGACCGGCGCAGCTCGGAATTGCATTGTCGTCCGGCCTCGTCGGCATGTCGATCGGATCGCTCGCGCTCGCCCCTTTCGGTGACAGACTCGGACGTCGTCCGTTGATCCTTGCCAGTCTCGTCTTCATGGCGATAGGCATGCTGCTGACCGCCACGTCGACCGGCCTCGTCACGCTGTGCCTGTGGCGGGTCGTCACCGGGGTCGGGATCGGTGGGATGGTTGCGACGATCAACGCCGTTGCGTCGGAATTCGCCAACGAGCGTCGGCGGGACCTCGCGGTGGCGGTGATGACGATCGGGCTGCCGCTCGGCGGGCTAATTGGCGGCTTCGCCGTTGCCGAGCTCATCGTCACGCACGGCTGGCAGTCGATCTTCGTCGCGGGCGGGCTTGTCACCGCGCTTTTCATTCCGATCGTCTGGTTTGGCCTGCCCGAGTCGCTCGAATTCCTGGCGCGGCAAGGGACCCCCGCCGCACGGCAGCAGATTGACCGGCTGATGGCGCGGATGGGCCATCCGCCGCTCGCTGCAACTGTCGTCCTGAGGGCCGCGCCGGTGTCGCGCGGCAGTTTCATCGAACTGCTCGGCCCGCGCTTCCGCGTCGTCACATTGCTGATCGTGGCGGCGTATTTCCTCCACATCACGACGTTCTATTTCTTCTCGGGCTGGCTCCCGAAACTGCTGACCGACATCGGCTATGGCGCACCCGACGCGATCCGGACGTCGGCATTGATGAGCCTTGGCGGTGTGCTCGGCGGCTCGATATTCGGCTGGGCGGCACCGCGTTTCGGGCTGACTCGCCTAGTCGTCATAGCGATGGTTGGGACAGCAGTGACATTTGTCGTGTTCGGCCACGTCTCGGGACTTCCCGCGCTCCAGAGCATGGCATTCCTCGCCGGGATTTGCGTCTACAGCGGCATCGTCGGTCTTTACGCGTTGCTCGCCCGGTCGTTTCCCCCCGAGCTTCGGGTCACCGGCACCGGCCTCGCGATCGGAATCGGCCGCGCCGGGGCGGTTCTCGGTCCGGTGATCGGCGGGTTCTTGATCGCCGCTGGCACGAGCATCGCGCTCTCGATTGCGATTGTAGGCGCTGGGTCGCTAGTTGCCGCCGCACTGTTGATCGCTCTTGGGCGGAAGCAGGCTGTTGCTTAG
- the purU gene encoding formyltetrahydrofolate deformylase has translation MTDICTLSLSCPDRPGLVATVAMFLAKNGGNILDAQQFDDRQTGLFFMRVVFELIDPAVTVERLRTDFAVIAAEHAMEWKLRPSIERQRVLLLVSKFDHCLGDILYRRRIGELSMDVVGIVSNHPRDALQISMIGDIPYHYLPVTRETKPQQEAQIKRIVDETGAELVVLARYMQILSDDLATFLSGRCINIHHSFLPGFKGAKPYHQAHARGVKMIGATAHYVTTDLDEGPIIAQDVEPISHADTPDDLVRKGRDIERRVLSTAVAYHLDDRILLNGTRTVVFRN, from the coding sequence GTGACCGACATTTGCACCCTGTCGCTGTCGTGCCCCGATCGCCCCGGACTGGTCGCGACTGTGGCGATGTTCCTGGCGAAGAACGGCGGTAACATCCTCGACGCGCAGCAATTCGACGACCGCCAGACCGGCCTTTTCTTCATGCGCGTGGTGTTCGAACTGATCGATCCGGCGGTGACGGTCGAGCGGCTGCGCACCGATTTCGCCGTCATCGCCGCCGAGCATGCGATGGAGTGGAAGTTGCGACCGTCGATTGAACGCCAACGCGTCCTGCTTCTCGTGTCGAAGTTCGACCATTGCCTCGGCGATATCCTGTATCGCCGCCGGATCGGCGAGCTATCGATGGACGTCGTCGGCATCGTCTCCAACCACCCGCGCGACGCACTGCAGATTTCGATGATCGGCGATATTCCGTACCACTATCTGCCAGTCACTCGCGAAACCAAGCCGCAGCAGGAAGCGCAGATCAAGCGGATCGTCGATGAAACCGGGGCCGAACTCGTCGTCCTCGCGCGGTACATGCAAATCCTGTCAGACGATCTGGCGACATTCCTCAGCGGGCGCTGCATCAATATCCACCACAGCTTCCTGCCGGGGTTCAAAGGTGCGAAGCCGTATCACCAGGCGCACGCGCGCGGGGTCAAGATGATCGGCGCGACCGCGCATTACGTCACTACCGACCTCGATGAAGGCCCGATCATCGCGCAGGATGTCGAGCCGATCAGCCACGCCGACACCCCTGACGATCTCGTCCGCAAGGGCCGCGACATCGAGCGTCGCGTCCTGTCGACCGCGGTCGCCTATCATCTCGACGATCGGATTTTGCTCAACGGCACGCGCACAGTGGTCTTCCGCAATTAA
- a CDS encoding methylenetetrahydrofolate reductase, translated as MTDGYSLEMTAKDIDALGIAAPMVAPATPIAITFLPGETMDARIAAAIRVRELGFEPMPHLSARRITSHDELTAIVERSTAEAGVRRVFLVAGDPPVPVGPFADTMSLLRTGLFERHGIKAVGIAGHPDGHPAMKTAELWAALAEKDREVIDRGMAPLIVTQFGFDADPLLAWLGELRERGITAPVRIGVPGPAGIKTLLRFAAHCGVGATASVMSKYGVSLTKLLGTAGPDRLIDTLGKGITPGHGAVRLHFYPFGGLQRTVEWIGDYAARHNSRKKGVRPA; from the coding sequence ATGACCGATGGCTATTCGCTCGAGATGACCGCGAAGGACATCGATGCGCTCGGCATCGCCGCGCCGATGGTCGCGCCCGCAACGCCGATTGCGATCACTTTCCTGCCCGGGGAGACGATGGACGCGCGGATTGCCGCCGCGATCCGAGTCCGCGAACTCGGCTTCGAGCCGATGCCGCATCTTTCGGCGCGGCGGATCACCTCGCACGACGAACTCACCGCAATCGTCGAACGCTCGACCGCCGAGGCGGGCGTCCGGCGGGTGTTCCTCGTCGCCGGGGATCCCCCCGTCCCGGTCGGCCCGTTCGCCGACACGATGTCACTGCTTCGGACCGGCCTGTTCGAACGCCACGGCATTAAGGCGGTCGGCATCGCCGGGCATCCCGATGGACACCCGGCGATGAAGACAGCCGAACTATGGGCGGCACTCGCCGAGAAGGACCGCGAGGTCATCGATCGCGGCATGGCCCCGTTGATCGTCACGCAATTCGGCTTCGACGCCGACCCGCTGCTCGCCTGGCTCGGCGAGTTGCGCGAGCGGGGCATCACTGCACCGGTCCGGATCGGCGTACCGGGTCCCGCCGGGATCAAGACATTGCTCCGCTTTGCCGCGCACTGCGGCGTCGGCGCGACCGCGAGCGTGATGTCGAAATACGGCGTATCGCTGACCAAACTGCTCGGCACCGCGGGCCCAGACCGGCTCATCGATACGCTGGGCAAGGGGATCACGCCCGGACATGGCGCGGTGCGGCTGCACTTCTACCCGTTCGGCGGCCTGCAGCGGACGGTCGAGTGGATCGGCGATTACGCCGCCCGGCATAACTCGCGAAAAAAAGGAGTACGACCGGCGTGA
- a CDS encoding alpha/beta fold hydrolase has translation MFHNREWGIMNAESSTDLLLLPGLMCDARIFAAQLARFDGAVAIDGFGERSRLSDMARYVLDSVPGRYSLLGHSMGGRVALEIVRLAPERVARLALLSTGTHPVQPGEANKRRRLVELGRVKGTAALVDAWLPPMLAPVNRVDEVMFDPLEAMCREVGVEAFAAQIDALLTRPEVDGLLSAISCPTMIAVGSADEWSPPAQHEFIHAAIPKSRLTIFAGAGHMLPIEAAGPLNDAIAAWLSLPTN, from the coding sequence ATGTTTCATAACCGCGAATGGGGAATCATGAACGCGGAGTCGTCGACTGACTTGCTGTTGCTGCCCGGACTGATGTGCGACGCGCGGATCTTCGCGGCGCAGTTGGCGCGATTTGACGGTGCCGTGGCGATCGACGGCTTCGGCGAAAGATCGCGGTTGAGCGACATGGCGCGTTATGTTCTCGACTCGGTACCGGGTCGATATTCGCTCCTCGGCCATTCGATGGGCGGGCGCGTGGCGCTCGAAATAGTACGGCTTGCACCCGAGCGTGTCGCACGCCTCGCGCTGCTCAGTACGGGCACCCACCCAGTCCAGCCTGGCGAGGCCAACAAACGTCGTCGCCTCGTCGAGCTTGGCCGAGTCAAAGGGACGGCGGCGCTGGTCGACGCATGGCTTCCGCCGATGCTTGCGCCCGTGAATCGCGTCGACGAAGTGATGTTCGACCCGCTTGAGGCGATGTGCCGCGAGGTCGGGGTCGAGGCGTTTGCTGCGCAGATCGACGCCCTGCTGACCCGTCCCGAAGTCGACGGACTGCTATCCGCGATTAGCTGCCCGACGATGATCGCAGTCGGCAGCGCCGACGAATGGAGTCCGCCTGCCCAGCATGAATTCATCCACGCCGCGATCCCGAAATCGCGGCTGACAATCTTCGCCGGAGCGGGGCATATGCTGCCGATAGAGGCCGCCGGACCGTTGAACGACGCGATTGCCGCATGGCTATCGCTGCCCACGAACTGA
- the desA gene encoding syringate O-demethylase has translation MTENTLETVLSAGGDIVELLRNQQTGPNAYPGVPAEYSNWRSEQMAWVDTCVLFNQSYHMVDLEVSGPDAFAMLNHLGINSFKGFVPDRAKQFVPVTPDGYVIGDVILFYLEENRFNLVGRAPVIEWVEYHAQTGKWNVTAERDERTAVRPDPQNRKSFRFQLQGPNAMKTLEKALGETPPDLKFFHMTTMTIAGKIVRALRHGMAGQPGYELFGPFADGETVRQALIEAGKDFGLTLVGGRTYSSNTLESGWIPSPLPAVYTGEALKPYREWLTANSYEAKASIGGSFVPDSVEGYYLTPWDLGYGPFVKFDHDFIGREALEKMAEQPHRKKVTLALDTEDVLRVMSSSLQKGDRAKYMEFPSAVYSMHPYDSVLIDGSIVGVSTWIGYSANEGKMLTLAMLDAEHAVPGTEVTLLWGEPDGGTRKPTVERHVQTEIKAIVSSVPYSEVARDSYADSWRTRQPA, from the coding sequence ATGACCGAGAATACACTCGAAACCGTATTGAGCGCGGGCGGCGACATCGTCGAGCTGCTGCGCAACCAGCAGACTGGGCCCAATGCTTACCCTGGCGTTCCTGCCGAGTATTCAAACTGGCGTAGCGAGCAGATGGCGTGGGTCGATACATGTGTGCTGTTCAACCAGTCGTACCACATGGTCGACCTCGAAGTGTCGGGGCCCGACGCCTTCGCGATGCTCAACCATCTTGGCATCAACAGCTTCAAGGGCTTCGTCCCCGATCGCGCCAAGCAGTTCGTCCCGGTCACGCCCGACGGCTATGTTATCGGCGACGTCATCCTGTTCTATCTCGAAGAGAACCGCTTCAATCTCGTCGGCCGCGCGCCGGTGATCGAGTGGGTCGAGTATCACGCCCAGACCGGCAAGTGGAACGTCACCGCCGAGCGCGACGAGCGGACCGCCGTCCGTCCCGACCCGCAGAACCGCAAGTCGTTCCGCTTCCAGCTTCAGGGGCCGAACGCGATGAAGACGCTCGAGAAGGCGCTCGGCGAGACTCCGCCCGACCTCAAGTTTTTCCACATGACGACGATGACGATCGCCGGAAAGATCGTTCGCGCGCTGCGTCACGGCATGGCGGGGCAGCCGGGCTATGAGCTGTTCGGCCCCTTCGCCGATGGCGAGACCGTTCGTCAGGCGCTGATCGAGGCGGGCAAGGACTTCGGTCTGACGCTCGTTGGCGGGCGCACCTACTCGTCGAACACGCTCGAGTCAGGCTGGATCCCGTCGCCGCTTCCTGCCGTCTATACCGGCGAGGCGCTCAAGCCGTACCGCGAGTGGCTGACCGCTAATTCGTACGAGGCGAAGGCGTCGATCGGCGGCAGCTTCGTTCCGGACTCGGTCGAAGGCTATTACCTAACGCCGTGGGACCTCGGCTACGGCCCGTTCGTCAAGTTCGACCACGACTTCATCGGGCGCGAAGCACTCGAGAAGATGGCCGAGCAGCCGCACCGCAAGAAGGTCACGCTCGCGCTCGACACTGAAGACGTGCTGCGCGTGATGAGTTCGTCGCTGCAGAAGGGCGACCGCGCGAAGTATATGGAGTTCCCGTCGGCGGTGTATTCGATGCACCCCTACGACTCGGTTCTTATCGACGGGTCGATCGTCGGCGTATCGACGTGGATCGGCTACAGCGCCAACGAGGGTAAGATGCTGACCCTCGCGATGCTCGACGCCGAGCACGCCGTGCCGGGGACCGAAGTGACGCTGCTGTGGGGTGAGCCCGACGGCGGCACGCGCAAGCCGACGGTCGAGCGTCATGTGCAGACCGAGATCAAGGCAATCGTCAGCTCGGTGCCGTATTCGGAAGTCGCGCGTGACAGCTATGCCGACAGCTGGCGTACCCGCCAGCCGGCTTAA